A region from the Microcoleus sp. bin38.metabat.b11b12b14.051 genome encodes:
- a CDS encoding response regulator: MSKAVILCVDDERMVLDSLRTQLSSSFGNNYIYEAAEDADEALDLIQELSEDNVSIVVIISDWLMPGMKGDELLIRIHEQFPKVVKIMLTGQADEEAISRAEKFANLHCCLSKPWSEAELIETIKSGLSLL; encoded by the coding sequence GTGTCTAAAGCAGTTATTTTGTGTGTTGATGACGAAAGAATGGTGTTGGACAGTCTGCGGACACAGCTATCATCATCATTTGGGAATAATTATATCTATGAAGCCGCCGAGGATGCTGATGAAGCTTTAGATTTAATTCAAGAATTAAGCGAAGACAATGTGAGTATTGTTGTGATTATCTCTGATTGGTTAATGCCCGGTATGAAGGGAGACGAATTATTGATTCGCATTCACGAGCAATTCCCTAAAGTTGTTAAAATTATGCTCACAGGTCAAGCTGACGAAGAAGCTATTAGCCGAGCTGAAAAGTTCGCAAATCTCCACTGCTGTTTGTCTAAACCTTGGTCGGAAGCCGAATTAATCGAAACTATTAAATCAGGCTTGTCTCTATTATGA